A stretch of the Aricia agestis chromosome 15, ilAriAges1.1, whole genome shotgun sequence genome encodes the following:
- the LOC121734065 gene encoding histone H4 transcription factor, which produces MEGSSEIVDNNDKLANNLKLVRCLDWLQKQNHPKKLAQQNKNDIQFIIETNAHRKKFLLSTAEDDATIPAGVDERPLQPKAVPNYRLRFDNLTMECEWQSCCQRYKDYMDFQEHVVSHVSEVKVVDMGEEVSYTCCWDICGYQSPNFNDIVRHVNYHSYHSRLLAIGFNARATLKLESCRRDSTKRNQLPPLKEDHACLWFECTHKFNSFQKYLDHVVAHINFIEKNFICAWAGCGMKFTRRALLNMHVRSHTGEKLIACYHCGRHFTSNHKLSTHLARQNAAQECGYQCSVCGKWYATDYLVREHSRQHVSYYACSLCDMSAPTRAAIAVHMRYRHLDDAVKNFECTECDYRTVIKCDLDKHMRTHNKKRKKGKAGASSDESTDDENPAKKVKKEVKKYACHLCPSKQTKIFSKGYRLTTHLVNVHGAQWPFGHSRFRYQISEDGIYRLTTTRIEDLEVSKKIVGGNSIPKESLEPKYEFNVKQIKATKYTPVQFEISLKGGKNIDEKEESANIKEEIMHEYDENEGNNFVEICMYDVDESGNIIRSETTIQEKNTIITT; this is translated from the exons atGGAAGGGTCTAGTGAAATCGtggataataatgataaactagcaaataatttaaaactagtGCGCTGTTTGGACTGGCTGCAAAAACAGAATCATCCAAAAAAATTAGCACAACAGAACAAAAATGATATACAGTTTATCATAGAAACCAACGCTCATCGCAAGAAGTTTTTACTGTCTACTGCTGAAGATGATGCTACTATACCAGCCGGCGTCGACGAGAGACCGTTACAACCAAAGGCTGTG ccGAACTATAGACTCAGATTTGATAATCTGACCATGGAGTGTGAATGGCAATCATGCTGTCAACGCTACAAAGACTATATGGACTTTCAGGAGCATGTAGTGTCCCATGTGTCTGAAGTAAAGGTTGTGGATATGGGGGAAGAAG TGTCATACACTTGTTGCTGGGACATATGTGGGTACCAGTCACCAAATTTTAATGACATCGTCAGGCACGTCAACTACCACTCTTACCACTCTAGATTATTGGCAATAGGATTTAATGCGAGAGCAACATTGAAACTTGAGAGCTGTCGCAGGGATTCAACGAAGAGGAACCAACTACCACCATTGAAGGAGGACCATGCTTGTCTGTGGTTTGAATGTACACACAAGTTTAATTCTTTTCAA AAATACCTTGACCACGTTGTCGCACACATAAACTTCATAGAGAAAAACTTTATATGCGCTTGGGCTGGCTGCGGTATGAAATTTACTAGGCGGGCTCTACTCAACATGCATGTTCGTTCCCACACCGGTGAGAAGCTCATAGCGTGCTATCACTGCGGACGACATTTTACCAGTAATCACAAGCTGAGCACGCATTTGGCGAGACAG AACGCTGCCCAAGAATGCGGTTACCAATGCTCAGTGTGCGGTAAATGGTACGCCACGGACTATCTAGTCAGGGAACACTCTAGACAACATGTGTCGTACTATGCCTGTTCCCTGTGCGACATGTCGGCGCCGACGCGAGCGGCGATTGCCGTGCATATGCGGTACAGGCATTTAGATGATGCAGTGAAGAATTTTGAGTGTACGGAGTGTGATTATAG GACTGTAATAAAATGTGACCTTGATAAGCATATGCGCACACACAACAAGAAAAGGAAAAAGGGAAAGGCTGGAGCGAGCAGCGATGAATCTACAGATGATGAGAATCCGGCCAAGAAGGTCAAAAAGGAAGTAAAGAAATATGCCTGTCATTTGTGCCCGTCGAAACAAACGAAAATATTCTCAAAAGGATACCGGCTTACTACTCATCTAGTGAATGTTCATGGAGCGCAATGGCCTTTTGGACATAGTCGGTTCAG GTACCAAATCAGCGAAGACGGAATATACAGACTGACAACCACTCGCATTGAAGATTTGGAAGTATCCAAGAAAATTGTTGGAGGAAACAGTATACCAAAGGAATCGCTGGAGCCAAAATATGAGTTTAatgtaaaacaaataaaagcGACAAAATACACTCCTGTACAATTCGAAATCTCCCTAAAAGGTGGGAAAAATATTGATGAAAAGGAAGAAAGTGCAAATATTAAAGAAGAAATAATGCATGAATATGATGAAAATGAAGGTAATAATTTCGTGGAGATTTGTATGTATGATGTTGACGAATCTGGCAACATTATACGTTCGGAAACTACTATACAGGAAAAGAATACAATAATAACTACATAG
- the LOC121734074 gene encoding ribose-phosphate pyrophosphokinase 1, with product MKSTITLEEVVNKFDHIVSPLATRMPNIKVFSGSSHPDLAQKIVDRLGIDLGKVVTKKFSNMETCVEIGESVRGEDVYIVQSGSGEINDNLMELLIMINACKIASASRVTAVIPCFPYARQDKKDKSRAPITAKLVANILSVSGADHIITMDLHASQIQGFFDIPVDNLFAEPAVLKWIKENIQDWKTSIVVSPDAGGAKRVTSIADRLNVEFALIHKERKKANEVASMVLVGDVKDRIAILVDDMADTCGTICHAAEKLIEAGAIKVYAILTHGIFSGPAISRINNACLEAVVVTNTIPQEKHMRDCPKIQCIDVSMMLAEAVRRTHNGESVSYLFSNVPY from the coding sequence ATGAAATCAACTATAACTTTAGAAGAAGTAGTGAATAAATTCGACCACATCGTATCACCCCTAGCAACCAGAATGCCGAACATCAAAGTTTTCAGCGGTAGCTCCCACCCTGATTTGGCGCAAAAGATCGTGGATCGCCTGGGAATCGATCTCGGAAAAGTCGTAACTAAGAAGTTCAGTAACATGGAAACATGCGTGGAAATCGGCGAATCCGTGCGCGGAGAGGACGTTTACATCGTGCAGAGTGGCAGCGGCGAGATCAACGACAACCTGATGGAGTTATTGATCATGATTAACGCGTGTAAGATCGCATCCGCGTCTCGAGTTACCGCTGTCATTCCGTGCTTCCCCTACGCCAGACAGGACAAAAAAGACAAAAGTAGAGCTCCGATCACCGCGAAACTCGTCGCCAACATCCTGTCCGTCTCCGGAGCTGACCACATCATCACCATGGACCTCCATGCTTCTCAAATCCAAGGCTTCTTCGACATACCCGTAGATAACCTCTTCGCCGAGCCCGCGGTTCTGAAATGGATCAAGGAGAATATACAGGACTGGAAAACCAGTATTGTCGTGTCTCCCGACGCCGGTGGTGCTAAGAGGGTCACATCCATAGCTGACAGATTGAATGTCGAGTTCGCCCTCATTCATAAAGAAAGGAAAAAGGCCAACGAAGTCGCTTCCATGGTTCTCGTAGGCGATGTAAAAGATCGCATTGCAATTTTAGTGGATGACATGGCAGATACTTGTGGTACCATTTGCCATGCTGCCGAAAAGCTCATCGAGGCAGGTGCTATCAAAGTGTACGCTATACTAACGCACGGTATATTTTCTGGACCCGCTATCTCCAGGATCAACAACGCCTGTCTAGAGGCCGTGGTGGTGACAAACACAATACCACAGGAGAAACACATGCGGGACTGTCCCAAAATCCAGTGCATCGACGTATCAATGATGTTAGCAGAGGCGGTGAGGCGTACACACAACGGAGAATCTGTGTCTTATTTGTTCTCCAATGTTCCATACTAG
- the LOC121734072 gene encoding spermine oxidase-like isoform X1, translating into MVAPVMDVIVIGCGASGIAALRKLHDAGLKVMGLEADERIGGRIRTIEYGDCHLDLGAAWCHGEKDNVVFELANPLGLLGRPDPDNKWYLLSTGQLVANELSESILQAINDEVANAEKNNTESIKDCVRNAAKNNPTLKKNPQLAKYFVEFFEKNSHVGGESDPKLGKSLKGLEECWGCEGEFMLNWKGRGYRTILDVLLKKYPDPSKQISIPIHLKKEVETIKWRTSPSSADANNPLVHVSCKDGSLYAAKSVIVTMSLGVLKERYSNLFNPPLPAEKINAIKNLQLAVLDKIYIDFTKPWWPKSPANFTILWTDEDKKKLGNSWVTEIVGLYSVTQYPNMLLAWIYGEAAIKMEKASEQEVKTEINKMLELFFKKEFKVTPVKNILRSQWGSNPLARGSYSYRSVANEENGGSAIVLSEPLYHANHFPVVCFAGEATSHHRHSAVHGAIEAGFREADRLIASLKK; encoded by the exons ATGGTTGC gccAGTAATGGATGTGATAGTAATCGGGTGCGGGGCATCAGGTATAGCGGCGCTTCGGAAACTGCACGACGCCGGCCTCAAGGTCATGGGGTTGGAGGCTGACGAGAGAATTGGCGGGAGAATCCGAACTATCGAATACGGAGACTGCCATCTTGATTTGGGCGCAGCTTG GTGCCACGGCGAAAAAGACAACGTGGTCTTCGAGCTAGCGAACCCTCTAGGTCTGCTAGGTAGACCGGATCCCGACAACAAATGGTACCTTCTCTCAACAGGACAGTTAGTAGCCAATGAACTCAGCGAAAGTATTCTTCAGGCCATCAACGACGAAGTGGCGAATGCTGAGAAGAACAATACAGAGTCTATAAAGGATTGCGTTAGGAATGc GGCCAAAAATAACCCGACGTTGAAAAAGAATCCACAACTCGCGAAATATTTCGTGGAATTCTTTGAGAAGAATAGCCATGTGGGTGGAGAAAGTGACCCGAAGCTGGGGAAATCGCTGAAAGGTCTTGAGGAGTGTTGGGGCTGCGAGGGAGAGTTCATGCTGAATTGGAAAGGCCGAGGGTACAGGACTATCTTGGATGTTCTGCTG AAAAAGTATCCAGACCCATCAAAGCAGATATCCATTCCAATACATCTGAAGAAAGAAGTGGAGACCATAAAATGGCGGACGAGTCCGAGCAGTGCTGACGCTAATAACCCCCTAGTGCACGTCAGTTGCAAAGACGGTAGCTTGTATGCTGCCAAAAGCGTCATTGTTACAATGTCGCTTGGAGTTCTAAAGGAGAG GTACAGCAACCTTTTCAACCCGCCATTGCCAGCTGAAAAAATAAACGCCATCAAAAACTTACAACTTGCTGTTCTTGATAAAATCTACATCGATTTCACTAAACCATGGTGGCCAAAAAGTCCTGCCAATTTTACCATCCTCTGGACTGATGAGGACAAGAAGAAACTTGGAAACTCCTGGGTGACAGAAATCGTTGGGTTATATTCTGTGACCCAATACCCTAATATGCTCCTAGCTTGGATATACGGAGAAGCGGCCATCAAAATGGAGAAAGCAAGCGAACAAGAAGTCAAGACTGAAATTAATAAGATGCTGGAGTTGTTCTTTAAAAAGGAATTTAAAGTAACACCAGTCAAGAATATACTGAG aTCTCAATGGGGCTCAAATCCGCTAGCGCGCGGCTCTTATTCGTACCGTAGTGTTGCCAACGAAGAAAATGGCGGAAGCGCTATAGTTCTCAGCGAACCGCTATACCACGCCAACCACTTCCCAGTCGTATGCTTCGCCGGGGAAGCGACTTCGCACCACAGACATTCCGCCGTCCACGGTGCTATAGAAGCCGGCTTCCGGGAAGCCGATAGATTGATTGCCAGCCTCAAAAAATGA
- the LOC121734072 gene encoding spermine oxidase-like isoform X2: MDVIVIGCGASGIAALRKLHDAGLKVMGLEADERIGGRIRTIEYGDCHLDLGAAWCHGEKDNVVFELANPLGLLGRPDPDNKWYLLSTGQLVANELSESILQAINDEVANAEKNNTESIKDCVRNAAKNNPTLKKNPQLAKYFVEFFEKNSHVGGESDPKLGKSLKGLEECWGCEGEFMLNWKGRGYRTILDVLLKKYPDPSKQISIPIHLKKEVETIKWRTSPSSADANNPLVHVSCKDGSLYAAKSVIVTMSLGVLKERYSNLFNPPLPAEKINAIKNLQLAVLDKIYIDFTKPWWPKSPANFTILWTDEDKKKLGNSWVTEIVGLYSVTQYPNMLLAWIYGEAAIKMEKASEQEVKTEINKMLELFFKKEFKVTPVKNILRSQWGSNPLARGSYSYRSVANEENGGSAIVLSEPLYHANHFPVVCFAGEATSHHRHSAVHGAIEAGFREADRLIASLKK; this comes from the exons ATGGATGTGATAGTAATCGGGTGCGGGGCATCAGGTATAGCGGCGCTTCGGAAACTGCACGACGCCGGCCTCAAGGTCATGGGGTTGGAGGCTGACGAGAGAATTGGCGGGAGAATCCGAACTATCGAATACGGAGACTGCCATCTTGATTTGGGCGCAGCTTG GTGCCACGGCGAAAAAGACAACGTGGTCTTCGAGCTAGCGAACCCTCTAGGTCTGCTAGGTAGACCGGATCCCGACAACAAATGGTACCTTCTCTCAACAGGACAGTTAGTAGCCAATGAACTCAGCGAAAGTATTCTTCAGGCCATCAACGACGAAGTGGCGAATGCTGAGAAGAACAATACAGAGTCTATAAAGGATTGCGTTAGGAATGc GGCCAAAAATAACCCGACGTTGAAAAAGAATCCACAACTCGCGAAATATTTCGTGGAATTCTTTGAGAAGAATAGCCATGTGGGTGGAGAAAGTGACCCGAAGCTGGGGAAATCGCTGAAAGGTCTTGAGGAGTGTTGGGGCTGCGAGGGAGAGTTCATGCTGAATTGGAAAGGCCGAGGGTACAGGACTATCTTGGATGTTCTGCTG AAAAAGTATCCAGACCCATCAAAGCAGATATCCATTCCAATACATCTGAAGAAAGAAGTGGAGACCATAAAATGGCGGACGAGTCCGAGCAGTGCTGACGCTAATAACCCCCTAGTGCACGTCAGTTGCAAAGACGGTAGCTTGTATGCTGCCAAAAGCGTCATTGTTACAATGTCGCTTGGAGTTCTAAAGGAGAG GTACAGCAACCTTTTCAACCCGCCATTGCCAGCTGAAAAAATAAACGCCATCAAAAACTTACAACTTGCTGTTCTTGATAAAATCTACATCGATTTCACTAAACCATGGTGGCCAAAAAGTCCTGCCAATTTTACCATCCTCTGGACTGATGAGGACAAGAAGAAACTTGGAAACTCCTGGGTGACAGAAATCGTTGGGTTATATTCTGTGACCCAATACCCTAATATGCTCCTAGCTTGGATATACGGAGAAGCGGCCATCAAAATGGAGAAAGCAAGCGAACAAGAAGTCAAGACTGAAATTAATAAGATGCTGGAGTTGTTCTTTAAAAAGGAATTTAAAGTAACACCAGTCAAGAATATACTGAG aTCTCAATGGGGCTCAAATCCGCTAGCGCGCGGCTCTTATTCGTACCGTAGTGTTGCCAACGAAGAAAATGGCGGAAGCGCTATAGTTCTCAGCGAACCGCTATACCACGCCAACCACTTCCCAGTCGTATGCTTCGCCGGGGAAGCGACTTCGCACCACAGACATTCCGCCGTCCACGGTGCTATAGAAGCCGGCTTCCGGGAAGCCGATAGATTGATTGCCAGCCTCAAAAAATGA